The sequence below is a genomic window from Anaerolineales bacterium.
GATCCGGGTTGAAGGCGTTGGGGGATCTTCGGGGCAACTCGCCGATGTGGTCTCCGAAAGGGAATGTAATACTCTTTAGAAACGAAGAAGACAACGGGTTTCTGTATTCCGCGGATTCGCAGGGGGGAAACCTGAGAAAAATCACCGATTTTTCCCCTAATAATTTTCAGTGGTTTCTAGGCGGAAGCAAAATTGGAGTGACTCGGTGGTACACATCCAGCATCTGGGTGATGAGCATGAATGAGGACGGCGGCGGATTAACCCTGGTGGCGAAATTGCAGCCTTTTCCATACGAGAATTTCTATAATTTTTCTCCGGATGGGCGATTCCTTCTTTATGATTCCATTGTTATCGGTGAGACTCAGTATCATCATATCCATATTATGAATATTGACGGAACTGGCAAGCGAAAATTAAACAATTTTGGCGACCAGGATTGGTTTCCTTCATGGTCGCCGGACAGCAGCAAAATCGTTTTTGCGTATTCATATCTGGGCATGGTTTATACCATCCGTCCGGATGGGAGTAATCCGAATCGCCTCGCGTTGACGGAGAAAAGTGTTTCCTGTCCGGTTTGGTCCTTGGACGGAAAAAAGATCGCCTTCTGGTCTCATGATTTTTCCACATGGACATTATTCTCGATGAATGCGGACGGCAGTCAGAAAACGGCGCTCGCATCCATCCAAATGCCGCTCGTGGATTGTCCCATCTGGTACTATGGTTAAGGATGATGGCTGTTGCTATGTCCGGCTTCGCGAAAATCCCCAAATCCCTCCTGCGCCTGATCCACTGGCCGCCGCAGGTCGCCTACGCCCTCGGCCTGGGCCCGCTAATCGGCCGGTTGGTGCTGCTCCTGACCACCACCGGGCGGAAAAGCGGCAAGCCGCGGGTCGTCCCGCTGCAATACGAGGAGATCGACGGACAATTCTGTTTGGGTTCCTCGCGGGGCGGGCGGGCCGATTGGGTGCGCAACGTCCTGGCCGATCCGCACGTGGAAGTGCGGGTGAAGAACCGCCGTTTCGCCGGGACCGCGGAGGTGGTGACAGACGCGGCCCGGATCGCCGATTTCCTGGAAGTGCGCCTTCGCCGGCACCCGCGGATGGTCGGGGCGATGCTGCGCGGCGGGGGAATCGCCGGCGCTGCGGACCGCCGGGCGCTGGAGCGCTATGCCGGCGGCATCGCATTGGTGATCGTCACGCCCGACCCTTCGGGATTGCCCCGCCGGGGGGAAGAGGCGGACGGTTGAACACATACCCGGTCTCAGCGGCAAAGTCGCCGTCGTGACCGGTGCCAAGGGCGGCATCGGATTAAAACGGCGCAACGTTGACGCGCAAGGGGTCCGCGATAATTCTCGCCTGCCGCAATCCGGAAAAGGGGTACGCCCTTGGGGCGGCTTAGGGCCCGAGCAAATTGGCCAATCTCTTTTTGGCATCCGAGCCGGACTTGCCAGTTGGGGTTTGCGGACGGAAAACGCCCCGGACGGAGTTGAAATTATGCCGGGCCGAGCGGTGCTCCTCCCCCCGCTTTTTCAGCGCCCAACGCAAAGCTGAAAACCCGCAAGACGCTTCGCGATGGTCCTCCGGGCTGAATCCGAAATCCCACTCGTGCGGATCGCTCCGGATCGCATCAAGCCTGCTCCGGTGTGGTCCACCCCACATTCGAGTTTTGCAAAGCGGGCAAGCCAACAACGCCGGCGGCCGATGATTATAGCGGCGGCCGTTCGGAATTGGCTTCCGAACATGTGAAATGTGCAGAGAATTTTCTTCGGCGCTCCGCCAAGAATAAATACAAATTTGGTAAAATTAATCCATTATTAAGCGGAGAATCCTATTTCTCTCCATTACATTCCGCACTTTTTGCTACATTTTCAATCGATAGGGATACAATAGTAAACAATATCTGGAAGTGCCATCCCAAGCGCAGCGAAGGATCTGAAAGCGCTTGCGCGGATGCTTCGCTCCGTTCGGCATGACACCTTTTTCGGAGGCTTTTTACTATAGGTCGGGCAGTTCGTCTGTTGGAGCGGTTTCTGAATTCTGGGGCCCCCGTCATCCTGAGGGCTTTGAATGACAAATCCGATGTACAACCGCTTTTTCCTCCGCCTTTCCTTCCACCCGTTGCCGCGGGTCCTGCTTATCCGGTGGTTTGTCGCCTCCTGCATCGGCCTCGTGGTCCGTAATCCTTCAGGCTTTTTCCCGCCGATCGTACAAGAAGAAGATCCTGCCCCGCTTCAGGAGATCATCGAATGACGGGCTCCAAGCGCTCCTCCCGCAGGAAAGGCGGCCGTCCGACGATCGGATTGCTGATCGGGCGGGTCGGGGACATCGGCTATGCGGCCACCGTTTGGCCGGGCGTCGCCGCCGTGGCCGAAGAGCGCGACGTCAACCTGATCTGCTTTGTCGGCGGGATGATGAATTTGGTGCAGGAGTACGACGTTTCGCGCAACGTCGTCTACGACCTGGTCAGCCCGCAAAACGTGGATGGATTGGTGGCTTTGTCCGGATCCGTCGGGCAATTCACCGGTCCAGACCATTTGCGGCGGTTTTATGAAAGCTTCCATCCTCTGCCGGTAATCAGCATCGCGATGGAATTGGAGGGCTTCCCCAGCGTCCTGGTGGACAATTACGGGGGAATGCGCCGGGCGGTCGATCACCTGATCGAAACCCACGGATTCCGGCGGATCGCGTTCATCCGCGGGCCGGAAACCAGTCCGGAGGCGGAGATCCGCTATCGGGCCTACCGCGACGCGCTCGAGGGGCACGGCTTGGAGTTCGATCCGGACTTGGTCGAGGAGGGCGATTTCCTATCCTTCGCCGGCCGGGAAGCGGTCGAAAGTCTGGTGGGCCGCAAGCAGGCGCAGTTTGAGGCGGTGGTCTCCGCCAACGACGCCATGGCCATCAGCGCGCTTGACGCGCTGCAGGAACACGGCTTGCGCATCCCGGAGCAGGTTGCCGTGGTCGGGTTCGACGGTCTGGAGGAGACCCGCTATGTCGTGCCGCCGATCACCACCGTCCGCCAGCCCTTCAACGAGCAGGGGCGGAAAGCCGCGGAACTTCTGTTGGACCGCCTGGCGGGGAAGCCCGTTCCGGAGAAAGTCCTCCTTTCGACGGAACTCATTGTCCGGCGCTCCTGCGGCTGCTTCACGTCGGCGCGGGAAGTGCCCGCCGCGGAACAAGGCAGACCCAGCCGCGCCGGCAAGAACCCGACCGCCGCCGCGCGTCGAAGGAAAACCCAATCGGAGATGGAGGCGGCCGCCGCGGGGGCGTCGGAGGGATTGCCCCCCGGATGGGCCGGAGACCTTTATGACGCGTTGACGAAATCCGGACCGCGGACCAACCCCTGGGGAAAGTTCCTGTCCGCGTGGGAGGATGTTCTGCGCCAGGTGGCTCTGGAAGGCGGCGAGGTGATGCGTTGGCACGGGGTGCTGGCCGCCCTGCGGCGGACGGCGCCGCCGTTGCCGCGGCGAAAAGGCCGCTCTTCCGGCAGGGGGGATTGGGGGACGGCCGAGATGCTGATCGGCGAGATTGCCCAATGGGCGCAGGCCAACCGGCGGTTTCGTTCGGGTTGGCATTCGCTGGATTTCCTGACGCGGATCAGCGATCCGCTGATGACGGCTTTCGACGTCGGCCGGTTGACGGACGCCGTGGTCCAGGGGCTGTCGGAACTCGGAATTCACAGCTGCTACTTGTCCCTGTTCGATTTTCCGGACGGCAAGGAGGGGAAGGCGCCCAGCGAATGGTCGCGGCTGATCCTGGCGCACAACCAACGGGGGCGGGTGGCCTTGGAGTCGGGCGGACGGCGCTTCCCCTCGCGCGAGCTTGTTCCCAAGGATATCCTCGCCGCCGAGGACCGGTTCGCCTTCGTGCTCGAATCCCTGCACTTCCGCGACGAGAACCAATTCGGCTTCATCCTGTTCGGGCCTTTGCAGACCGAAGTCCGCCAGCTTCGCGAAGTGCTGACCAGGCAGATCGGCACCGCGCTGAAGGGGGCCGCCCTGGTGCAGGAGCAGCGCCGGGCCGAAGAGCAGCTGCGGGCGGACAAGCAGCGGGAGCTCGACTTTCAGGAGCGGCTGCGGATCCTGCTCGAGGTGGGCAACGAACTCTCGCGGGCCGAATCGAAGGACATATTGTGCCGGCGGGCCGTGGAACTGGGCCGTTCGCGTCTCGGGTTCGACCGCCTGGGAATCTGGTTCCGCAGCCTGGAGCCGGGCTACATCGAAGGGTCGTTCGGCACCGACGGGGAGGGGCGGATCGTCGATGAACGCGGGACCCGCATTCCCATCGAGGGCTTGCATCTAAACATCCTCTATCAGACCCGGCCGGTGGCCATCCTTTGGAAGGACGCGGTTGTGCGGGACAGCCGGGGGAGCATCCTCGGCCGCGCGGACCAGGTGCAGGCGGCGATGTGGACCGGCGAAAACGTGGTCGGATTCCTGACCGCCGACAACCTGCTCCGACACCGGGAGGTCACGGATCAGGACCGCGAGATCCTGAATTTGTTCGCCTCCAATCTCGGCTATCTTTCCTCGCGGATCCAGGCCGAAGAGGCGCTGAAGCTGTATTCCGAGCGCCTGCAGGAGATGGTGGAGGAACGCACCCGCGAACTGCGCCAGGCGCAGGAGAACCTGGTGCGGCAGGAGAAGCTGGCGGTGCTGGGCCAGCTGGCCGCCACCGTCAGCCACGAACTGCGCAACCCGCTCGCCACCCTCCGCGTTTCGGCCGCCGATCTGGACCGCAAGGTGCGCGATAAGGGCCTCAACGCCGAACGCCCGCTCGACCGCATCCAGCGCAACATTTCCCGCTGCGACAACATCATCACCGAACTGCTCGATTACGCGCGCATGCCCGCGCCGGACCTCCGGCCGGTGGATTTCGACGGCTGGCTGAATCGGCTCCTGGACGAACAGGCCCTCCCGCCCGGAATCACCCTGGTGCGCGAGATCGCCTCCGGCGAAACCGTGGCCCTGGATCCGGAGCGCTTCCGGCGGGTGGTCATCAACCTGGTGGACAACGCGCGCCAGGCGATGCAGAATTCCGCCTCCGAATCCGGCCGGCGGATCCTGACCGTGCGGTCCAAGTCGGATGGGGACGGCGCCGTCCTCGAAGTCGATGACACCGGACCGGGGATCTCGGCCGAGGTGATGGAGCGCCTCTTCGAGCCGCTCTTCAGCACCAAGGGATTCGGCGTGGGCTTGGGCCTCGCCATCGTCAAGGGGATCGTCGAACAGCACGGCGGCGAGGTCCGCATCGCCAGCCGGCCCGGGGACGGGACCCGGGCGACGGTCCGGATACCCCGCGGATAGAAGGAGGAGGTGCGGGCGTGAAGGCCTTGGATGTCTTCATCGTCGACGACGACCGGGATTTCGCCGAGAGCCTGGCCGACATTCTTGCCGGCGCCGGGCACCGCGTCGAGCTGTGCTTCGACGGGGAAACGGCGGTCCGGCTCTTCCGCGAAAAGGAATTCGACATCACCTTTCTGGATGTCAAGCTGCCCGGGAAAAACGGGGTGGAGAGCTTCTTTGAAATCCGCAAGATCCGTCCGCGGGCGCGGGTGGTGATGATGACCGCCTACAGCGTCGAACAGCTGGTGCGGCAGGCCGTGGACCAGGGCGCGCTCGGCGTGCTGCGCAAGCCCTTCGACACGGAGCGGATGCTGGCCATGCTGGAGGACGTCCGGCCCGACGGGCTGATCCTGATGGCCGACGACGATCCGGATTTCGTCGACAGCCTGCGGCAGATGCTTATGGAACGGGGATACCGGGTTCTGGTGGCGCACACGGGCGAGGAGGCGCTGAAGGCCGTCCTGGCCGACGGAATCGACGTGCTCGTGCTGGATCTGCGGCTGCCCGTCCTGAGCGGATTGGAAGTGTATCTGGAACTCAAGCGCCGCAACCGGACCGTGCCGACGATCATCGTCACCGGGTACGCGCAGGAGGAGGCGCCGGCGATGGACCAACTGCGGGCCATGTCCGTCGCCGGATGCCTGGTCAAGCCCTTCGACCCGGAGGAATTGCTGGGTATCCTTCAGGCGATCGACGACGAACGGCTGCAGACGAACTGGTTCCCGCACTAGACGGCGGAGAGACACATGGCCGAGGAACGCCGGGTATTGATCGTGGATGACGACGTGGATTTCGCTGATTCGCTGAACGACATGCTTGCGGCGGAGGAGTACACGGTGGCCGTGGCCCACGCCGCCGACGAGGCGCTCGCGGCCGTGGAAACCTTCGATCCGCAAGTCGCCCTGCTCGACCTGAGATTGCCGGCGGGGGAGGGCGACGGCCTCGACCTGCTGGCCGCGCTCAAGCAGAAGAAGCCCGGCCTGCTGGGCATCGTCGTCACCGCCTACGCCGACACCGACACCGTGATCAAAGCCCTGCACGGCGACGCCTACGACTACCTGCGCAAGCCGCTGTACTTCCAGGAGCTCGCCACCACCCTCCGCCGCTGCTACGAACGGCTTGAGCTGGAAGTGAAGAACCGCCGCATGCTTTCCGCCCTGCGCGCAAGCGAGGAGCGCTACCGGTCGATCTTCGAAAACGCGCTCGAGGGCATTTTCCGCATCACGCCTTCCGCCGGATTCGTGGACGTTAATCCGGCCCTGGTGCAGATGCTCGGGTATTCGTCGCCGGAGGAGGTGTTGGCGCTCGACCTGCGCCAGGACCTCTATCAGGATCCGCAGGAATTGCGCTTCCTGATCGACCAGCACCGGGCGCGCAAAGCCGTCCGCAACCTCGAGGCCGTGTGGAAGAAGAAGAACGGCGATCCGATCACGGTCAGCATCAGCAGCCGGATCATCTTCGACGACCAGGATCGGGCCTTGTATTACGAGGGCCTGGTCCAGGACGTGACCGAACGCAAACGGGCGGAGGAGAAGCTGCAGCACCAGTTCCAGCGCCTGGCGGCCTTGCGCGCCATCGACCTGGCGATCACTACCAACTTCGACCTGCGCCTGATTTTCAACCTTCTGCTGGATCAGGGACTGCCGCAGCTGCGGGTCGACGCCGCCGCCGTCCTGTTGTTCAATCCGCACCTGCAGATCCTCGAGTACGCCGCCGGACGCGGCTTCTGGGGCGAGGCGGTCGCCCGCAGCCGGGTGCCGCTCGGGGAGGGCCCGGCCGGCCGGGCTGCGCTGGAGCGCCGCAGCATCCACATCGCGGACCTTGCAAACCTGGGACCCGGCGGCGCAGGCCCGGGTCTGGAGGGTGAAGGATTCGTTTCGGCCTACGTGATTCCGCTGGTCGTCAAGGGCGGCGTCAAGGGCGTGCTCGAACTCTTTCACCGCTCCCCGCTGGCGGTCAAGCCGGATTGGAAGGACTTCGCGGAGATGCTCGCCGAGCAAGCCGCCATCGCCATCGACAACACCGCCCTGTTCGAGGACCTCCAACGCTCGAACACCAACCTGGCCATGGCCTACGACACCACCCTGGAAGGTTGGTCGCGGGCGCTGGACCTGCGCGACCGCGAGACCGAAGGCCACACCAAGCGCGTCACCGAACTCACCCTGCGTCTGTGCCGGGTGATGGGGATGGGCGAATCCGAGCTGGCGCACGTCCGGCGCGGCGCCATCCTGCACGACATCGGCAAGATGGCCATTCCCGATTCGATCCTTCTCAAACCCGCTCCCCTCACCGAAGAGGAGTGGGAAATCATGCGCCGCCATCCCGTCTACGCCTACGAAATGCTCTCGCCCATCGATTACCTCCGCCCGGCGCTCGACATCCCCTACTGCC
It includes:
- a CDS encoding nitroreductase family deazaflavin-dependent oxidoreductase, whose amino-acid sequence is MSGFAKIPKSLLRLIHWPPQVAYALGLGPLIGRLVLLLTTTGRKSGKPRVVPLQYEEIDGQFCLGSSRGGRADWVRNVLADPHVEVRVKNRRFAGTAEVVTDAARIADFLEVRLRRHPRMVGAMLRGGGIAGAADRRALERYAGGIALVIVTPDPSGLPRRGEEADG
- a CDS encoding response regulator — protein: MAEERRVLIVDDDVDFADSLNDMLAAEEYTVAVAHAADEALAAVETFDPQVALLDLRLPAGEGDGLDLLAALKQKKPGLLGIVVTAYADTDTVIKALHGDAYDYLRKPLYFQELATTLRRCYERLELEVKNRRMLSALRASEERYRSIFENALEGIFRITPSAGFVDVNPALVQMLGYSSPEEVLALDLRQDLYQDPQELRFLIDQHRARKAVRNLEAVWKKKNGDPITVSISSRIIFDDQDRALYYEGLVQDVTERKRAEEKLQHQFQRLAALRAIDLAITTNFDLRLIFNLLLDQGLPQLRVDAAAVLLFNPHLQILEYAAGRGFWGEAVARSRVPLGEGPAGRAALERRSIHIADLANLGPGGAGPGLEGEGFVSAYVIPLVVKGGVKGVLELFHRSPLAVKPDWKDFAEMLAEQAAIAIDNTALFEDLQRSNTNLAMAYDTTLEGWSRALDLRDRETEGHTKRVTELTLRLCRVMGMGESELAHVRRGAILHDIGKMAIPDSILLKPAPLTEEEWEIMRRHPVYAYEMLSPIDYLRPALDIPYCHHEKWDGTGYPRQLRGEQIPPAARIFAVVDVWDALRSGRPYRAAWSQEKVLEHIRSLSGSYFDSRVVEQFLKMEL
- a CDS encoding response regulator translates to MKALDVFIVDDDRDFAESLADILAGAGHRVELCFDGETAVRLFREKEFDITFLDVKLPGKNGVESFFEIRKIRPRARVVMMTAYSVEQLVRQAVDQGALGVLRKPFDTERMLAMLEDVRPDGLILMADDDPDFVDSLRQMLMERGYRVLVAHTGEEALKAVLADGIDVLVLDLRLPVLSGLEVYLELKRRNRTVPTIIVTGYAQEEAPAMDQLRAMSVAGCLVKPFDPEELLGILQAIDDERLQTNWFPH
- a CDS encoding substrate-binding domain-containing protein, which encodes MTGSKRSSRRKGGRPTIGLLIGRVGDIGYAATVWPGVAAVAEERDVNLICFVGGMMNLVQEYDVSRNVVYDLVSPQNVDGLVALSGSVGQFTGPDHLRRFYESFHPLPVISIAMELEGFPSVLVDNYGGMRRAVDHLIETHGFRRIAFIRGPETSPEAEIRYRAYRDALEGHGLEFDPDLVEEGDFLSFAGREAVESLVGRKQAQFEAVVSANDAMAISALDALQEHGLRIPEQVAVVGFDGLEETRYVVPPITTVRQPFNEQGRKAAELLLDRLAGKPVPEKVLLSTELIVRRSCGCFTSAREVPAAEQGRPSRAGKNPTAAARRRKTQSEMEAAAAGASEGLPPGWAGDLYDALTKSGPRTNPWGKFLSAWEDVLRQVALEGGEVMRWHGVLAALRRTAPPLPRRKGRSSGRGDWGTAEMLIGEIAQWAQANRRFRSGWHSLDFLTRISDPLMTAFDVGRLTDAVVQGLSELGIHSCYLSLFDFPDGKEGKAPSEWSRLILAHNQRGRVALESGGRRFPSRELVPKDILAAEDRFAFVLESLHFRDENQFGFILFGPLQTEVRQLREVLTRQIGTALKGAALVQEQRRAEEQLRADKQRELDFQERLRILLEVGNELSRAESKDILCRRAVELGRSRLGFDRLGIWFRSLEPGYIEGSFGTDGEGRIVDERGTRIPIEGLHLNILYQTRPVAILWKDAVVRDSRGSILGRADQVQAAMWTGENVVGFLTADNLLRHREVTDQDREILNLFASNLGYLSSRIQAEEALKLYSERLQEMVEERTRELRQAQENLVRQEKLAVLGQLAATVSHELRNPLATLRVSAADLDRKVRDKGLNAERPLDRIQRNISRCDNIITELLDYARMPAPDLRPVDFDGWLNRLLDEQALPPGITLVREIASGETVALDPERFRRVVINLVDNARQAMQNSASESGRRILTVRSKSDGDGAVLEVDDTGPGISAEVMERLFEPLFSTKGFGVGLGLAIVKGIVEQHGGEVRIASRPGDGTRATVRIPRG